The following proteins are encoded in a genomic region of Magallana gigas chromosome 1, xbMagGiga1.1, whole genome shotgun sequence:
- the LOC136274850 gene encoding uncharacterized protein yields the protein MTNHILMFVKGWSSDVEERVIHCGIKRYFISKRQESVLKSKNKLQEQKQKRVIYERKKEKAKRRKNALEHLASRGWENEMRRAQVRNILKVEFTSSDEECDGGFISHPLSWQSDKLAKVKSHLDKTFLEICSVKSRRMLQSRSVGAINIKPTPTCPEVCPWMVKKD from the exons ATGACCAACCATATTTTGATGTTTGTTAAGGGCTGGAGCTCTGATGTTGAAGAGAGGGTCATCCACT gtgGCATAAAGAGATACTTTATTTCTAAACGGCAGGAGTCAGTCctcaaatcaaaaaataaattgcaggAGCAAAAGCAGAAGAGagttatttatgaaagaaagaaGGAG AAAGCAAAGAGGAGAAAAAATGCACTGGAACACCTTGCAAGTAGGGGGTGGGAAAATGAGATGAGAAGGGCCCAAGTAAGAAACATCTTAAAGGTGGAGTTTACCTCCAGTGATGAGGAGTGTGATGGTGGATTCATCTCCCATCCACTCTCGTGGCAGAGCGATAAACTTGCCAAGGTGAAATCCCACCTAGATAAAACTTTTCTGGAGATTTGCTCGGTAAAAAGTAGGAGGATGCTACAATCTAGGAGTGTTGGGGCAATTAATATTAAGCCAACTCCTACGTGTCCAGAGGTGTGTCCTTGGATGGTAAAAAAAGATTaa